A genomic region of Serratia fonticola contains the following coding sequences:
- the mtnK gene encoding S-methyl-5-thioribose kinase gives MSQYRTFTAADAVEYARQYGQIADPQALVSADEIGDGNLNLVFKIRDRDGISRVIVKQALPYVRCVGESWPLTLDRARIEAETLLIHGALCPRHTVRVLHHDPDLAVMVQEDLSDHHIWRSELIKGHYYPLATGQLAEYLAQTLFHTSDFYQPTQLKKAEVGRFTNPELCQITEDLFFTDPYQEHERNQFDEVLLPQVLELRNDTVLKLAVAGLKHRFLSKAEALLHGDIHSGSIFVAEGKLKAIDAEFGFYGPIGFDIGTALGNLLLNYCGLPGLFGPRDAAAGREQRLQDVRELWLIFADRFLALCHQHSRDATLALPGYAEQFLQQVWTDTLGYCGTELIRRTIGLAHVADLDSIADPEMRAECQRHALKLGRALIINAPQIDHIDALLARIRQHG, from the coding sequence ATGTCGCAATATCGTACCTTTACTGCTGCCGATGCCGTTGAATACGCGCGCCAATATGGGCAGATAGCCGATCCGCAAGCGCTGGTAAGCGCCGACGAGATTGGGGATGGCAATCTGAATCTGGTGTTTAAAATCCGCGATCGTGATGGTATCAGCCGGGTGATCGTCAAACAGGCACTGCCGTACGTACGTTGTGTGGGGGAATCCTGGCCGTTGACGCTGGATCGCGCACGTATTGAAGCGGAAACACTGTTGATCCATGGTGCGCTATGCCCGAGGCATACGGTGCGGGTCCTGCATCACGATCCTGATCTGGCGGTGATGGTACAGGAGGATCTTTCCGACCATCACATCTGGCGCAGCGAGCTGATAAAAGGGCATTATTATCCGCTGGCTACCGGACAATTGGCTGAATACCTGGCACAAACCCTGTTTCACACCTCTGATTTTTACCAGCCCACGCAGTTGAAAAAGGCTGAGGTTGGTCGCTTTACCAACCCGGAATTATGCCAGATTACCGAAGATCTGTTTTTCACCGACCCTTATCAGGAGCATGAGCGCAATCAGTTCGACGAGGTGCTGCTGCCGCAGGTGCTCGAGTTGCGTAATGACACCGTTTTAAAATTAGCCGTTGCCGGGCTGAAACATCGTTTCCTGAGCAAGGCAGAGGCGTTGCTGCATGGCGATATCCATAGTGGCTCGATTTTTGTTGCCGAAGGCAAACTGAAGGCGATTGATGCCGAGTTTGGTTTCTACGGACCAATAGGTTTTGATATCGGTACCGCGCTGGGTAATCTGCTGTTGAACTACTGTGGTTTACCGGGGCTGTTCGGCCCACGTGATGCAGCGGCAGGGCGTGAACAGCGATTGCAGGACGTCCGCGAATTGTGGCTGATTTTTGCCGATCGTTTTCTGGCGCTGTGTCATCAGCATAGCCGTGATGCAACCTTAGCGCTGCCGGGCTATGCCGAGCAGTTTCTGCAACAGGTGTGGACGGACACGCTAGGGTATTGCGGGACAGAACTTATCCGCCGCACCATTGGGCTGGCGCACGTGGCCGATCTGGACAGCATTGCCGATCCTGAGATGCGAGCCGAATGCCAACGCCATGCGCTCAAGTTGGGTCGCGCATTGATTATTAACGCCCCACAGATTGATCATATTGACGCGTTGCTGGCGCGTATCCGCCAACATGGCTGA
- the mtnA gene encoding S-methyl-5-thioribose-1-phosphate isomerase yields MQSLNTTSLNLQENRLRILDQQALPQEKRWLPCDNVEQLVEHIRALRVRGAPLIGLSASLLLALLAEQGLPRAELEQALETLRAARPTAVNLMNNLDRMKHALAQPDWVAAMAEEALHLVDEDRILCDRIANNGAEWIKPGSRLLTHCNTGGLATAGIGTAIGVLLRAHQQGKITQVWVDETRPLLQGGRLTAWELGELGIPYRLICDSMAASLMAAGQVDAVWVGADRIAANGDVANKIGTYSLAVLAHYHRIPFYVAAPHTTHDRHCPDGAAIPIEQRAAAEVTGVSGSFGSCQWAPANAPAYNPAFDVTPAALISAWVLDSGVITPEQVADGIFQQKLRSNQ; encoded by the coding sequence ATGCAATCACTTAACACTACCAGTCTGAACCTGCAAGAGAACCGGCTCAGGATCCTCGATCAGCAAGCCTTACCCCAGGAAAAACGCTGGCTACCCTGCGACAACGTGGAGCAATTGGTTGAGCACATCCGCGCTTTGCGGGTACGTGGCGCGCCGCTAATTGGGCTGTCTGCCAGCCTGCTACTGGCCTTACTGGCTGAACAGGGCCTGCCACGAGCCGAGCTTGAACAGGCGTTAGAAACCTTGCGTGCCGCACGGCCCACGGCGGTTAACCTGATGAACAATCTGGACCGCATGAAACACGCGCTGGCACAGCCGGATTGGGTAGCCGCAATGGCCGAAGAAGCACTACACCTGGTAGATGAAGATCGTATTCTGTGCGATCGCATCGCCAATAACGGTGCCGAATGGATAAAACCTGGCAGCCGCCTGCTGACCCACTGCAACACCGGCGGGTTGGCGACAGCAGGTATCGGAACGGCGATTGGCGTCCTGCTGCGCGCGCACCAACAGGGGAAGATTACTCAGGTTTGGGTCGATGAGACCCGCCCGCTGCTGCAAGGCGGCCGCCTTACGGCCTGGGAGTTAGGCGAGCTAGGGATCCCTTATCGGTTGATTTGTGATTCCATGGCCGCCAGCCTGATGGCCGCAGGCCAGGTCGACGCCGTCTGGGTCGGTGCAGACCGCATTGCGGCCAACGGCGATGTGGCCAATAAGATCGGCACCTATAGCCTGGCGGTACTGGCTCATTATCACCGTATTCCGTTTTACGTTGCCGCACCGCACACGACCCACGATCGCCATTGCCCAGACGGGGCCGCGATTCCTATTGAGCAACGAGCCGCGGCGGAGGTGACCGGCGTCAGCGGCAGCTTTGGCTCCTGCCAGTGGGCTCCGGCAAACGCCCCGGCCTATAATCCGGCGTTCGATGTGACTCCGGCAGCGTTAATCAGCGCTTGGGTGCTGGACAGCGGCGTGATCACCCCAGAGCAGGTTGCTGACGGGATATTTCAACAGAAATTAAGGTCAAACCAATAA
- a CDS encoding urease subunit beta — protein MKKHNEEVNSPLGGVILAKSPITFNEGKPEIKLKVRNTGDRPIQVGSHFHFFEANKALQFDRAAAFGKRLNIAATTAIRFEPGDEVEVALISIGGKQTVYGFNNLVDGWAGESPVAAGERVEKTLAVKKAIELGYKTLD, from the coding sequence ATGAAGAAACATAATGAAGAGGTTAATTCGCCTTTAGGCGGCGTGATTCTTGCTAAATCCCCCATTACGTTTAATGAAGGAAAGCCGGAAATTAAGCTCAAAGTACGTAATACCGGCGATCGCCCCATTCAGGTGGGATCTCATTTTCATTTTTTTGAAGCTAACAAGGCTTTGCAATTTGATCGTGCAGCGGCATTTGGTAAGCGTCTGAATATTGCTGCAACGACGGCAATTCGTTTTGAACCCGGTGACGAGGTTGAGGTAGCCTTGATTTCCATTGGCGGCAAACAGACTGTTTACGGCTTTAATAATCTGGTGGATGGCTGGGCGGGCGAAAGTCCAGTGGCAGCCGGTGAGCGCGTGGAAAAAACGCTGGCGGTAAAGAAAGCCATTGAGCTTGGTTATAAGACGCTCGACTAA
- a CDS encoding urease subunit gamma, translating into MQLTPREIEKLMVYTLADVALKRKSRGLKLNYPEAVAIITAAALEGAREGKTLEEVMNDARQVLSREDVMEGVADLITHVQVEAIFTDGSRLVTVHEPIQ; encoded by the coding sequence ATGCAGTTAACCCCGCGAGAGATTGAAAAGTTAATGGTCTATACCTTGGCGGATGTTGCATTAAAACGTAAGTCACGAGGGCTAAAGCTTAATTATCCTGAAGCGGTTGCCATCATCACCGCCGCTGCTCTGGAAGGTGCCAGAGAGGGGAAAACGCTGGAAGAGGTGATGAACGATGCTCGGCAGGTACTGAGCCGTGAAGATGTCATGGAGGGCGTTGCCGATCTTATTACTCATGTACAGGTTGAAGCTATATTTACCGATGGCAGTCGGCTGGTAACGGTTCACGAACCTATCCAGTAA
- the melR gene encoding transcriptional regulator MelR, translated as MENTVIRAVAPDPDMCSSTDPQTRSPLSLYSDYQRMDIELRTPHAMSSSHWHGQVEVNVPFDSDVEYVINDEVVRIKQGHITLFWACVPHQLTRPGNCQSMAILNLPMHLFLSWPLDRELINHVTHGMVVKSLTSHQVSAFEVQRWQVELNSSDEQIRQLAIDEIGLMLKRFSLSGWQPILVNKASRTHKNSVSRHAQFYVSQMLGFIAANYDQALTIDSVADHVKLNPNYAMGIFQRVMQLTMKQYITAMRINHVRALLSDTDKTILDIALTAGFRSSSRFYSTFHKYVGTTPQKYRKLSQLRRQNLLV; from the coding sequence ATGGAAAACACGGTGATTCGCGCTGTGGCGCCCGATCCCGACATGTGCAGCAGTACCGACCCTCAGACACGCAGCCCTTTGTCGCTCTATTCTGATTATCAACGGATGGATATTGAGTTACGCACCCCGCACGCCATGTCATCTAGCCACTGGCATGGCCAGGTAGAGGTCAACGTGCCCTTTGACAGTGATGTGGAGTATGTGATTAACGATGAGGTGGTGCGGATTAAGCAAGGACACATCACCCTGTTCTGGGCATGTGTCCCCCATCAGCTTACCCGCCCGGGTAACTGCCAGAGTATGGCTATCCTGAATTTGCCGATGCACCTGTTTCTCTCATGGCCGCTGGACAGAGAATTGATTAACCATGTGACCCACGGCATGGTAGTGAAATCGCTTACATCTCATCAAGTCAGCGCCTTTGAAGTGCAACGTTGGCAAGTGGAACTCAATAGTTCCGATGAACAAATCCGGCAGCTTGCCATTGATGAAATAGGGCTGATGCTTAAGCGTTTTAGCCTTTCTGGCTGGCAGCCCATCCTGGTCAATAAAGCCTCAAGGACCCACAAGAACAGCGTTTCCAGACACGCGCAATTTTATGTGAGCCAGATGTTGGGATTTATTGCCGCTAACTATGATCAGGCGTTAACCATTGACAGCGTAGCAGATCACGTGAAACTCAACCCCAATTATGCAATGGGGATTTTCCAGCGCGTGATGCAACTGACCATGAAGCAGTACATCACTGCGATGCGTATCAATCATGTCAGGGCGTTGTTGAGCGATACGGATAAAACCATACTGGATATCGCCCTGACGGCAGGGTTTCGTTCAAGCAGCCGTTTTTATAGCACCTTCCATAAATATGTTGGTACAACGCCTCAGAAATACAGGAAGCTCAGCCAGTTACGCAGGCAAAATTTATTGGTTTGA